The following are encoded in a window of Castanea sativa cultivar Marrone di Chiusa Pesio chromosome 9, ASM4071231v1 genomic DNA:
- the LOC142609698 gene encoding cytochrome P450 81Q32-like, translating to MEAILLYLFLTLLSFLVAFKLIIKTRTTRPKHLPPSPLSLPIIGHLHIIKKPFHRTFHALSQKYGQIFSLKFGSQLVVIVSSPSTVEECFTKNDIVLANRPPFLLVKHLAYNNTTLIQSPYGDHWRNLRRISTLEIFSNNRLNKFLGIRRDEIKHLLRNLSRNSCHNFAKVELQSMLLEMTFNNIMRMVAGKRYYRYGEDVKDEEEARQFRRIIKELTRFGGASNPAEFVPILRWMDYGGLEKKLKSLSKRTDEFLQALINEKRLKEDGGNTMIDHMLSLQKSQPEYYTDQIIKGLILVLLLAGTDTSAVTLEWAMTNLLNHPNILKKARDEINSQIGEEKLIEESDVSKLHYLQSIISETLRLYPAAPLLVPHMSSADCTIGGYDVPSGTMLLVNAWAIHRDPRAWDDATSFKPERFENGESEGHKLMPFGIGRRTCPGAGLAQRTVSLTLGSLIQCFEWERVTTEEVDIDEGSGITMPKATPLEAMCKARPIMHKLLSMSTDGI from the exons atgGAAGCCATCTTACTATATTTGTTTCTCACACTTCTCAGCTTTCTTGTTGCTTTCAAGCTCATCATCAAAACAAGAACTACTCGACCAAAACACCTCCCACCTAGCCCACTTTCTCTTCCAATCATAGGTCATCTCCATATCATTAAAAAACCATTCCACCGTACTTTCCATGCCCTCTCACAAAAATATGGTCAAATATTCTCACTCAAATTTGGTTCACAACTTGTGGTCATTGTTTCATCCCCATCAACAGTCGAAGAGTGCTTCACAAAGAATGACATAGTATTAGCCAATCGTCCTCCCTTCCTATTAGTCAAGCACCTTGCCTACAACAACACCACCCTAATACAATCCCCATATGGTGATCACTGGCGCAACCTCCGCCGCATTAGTACCCTCGAAATCTTCTCAAACAATCGCCTCAACAAGTTCTTAGGCATCCGAAGGGACGAGATCAAGCACTTGCTACGAAACCTATCCCGCAACTCTTGCCACAATTTTGCCAAGGTGGAGCTACAATCAATGCTCTTGGAGATGACATTTAACAACATAATGAGAATGGTGGCAGGAAAACGGTACTACAGGTACGGTGAAGACGTGAAGGACGAGGAAGAAGCAAGACAGTTTAGGCGGATAATTAAAGAGTTAACAAGGTTCGGAGGGGCATCAAATCCTGCAGAGTTTGTGCCCATCTTGCGGTGGATGGATTATGGAGGTTTGGAGAAGAAGTTGAAGAGCCTCTCCAAGAGGACGGATGAGTTCTTGCAAGCACTTATTAATGAGAAAAGGCTTAAGGAGGATGGGGGTAACACTATGATTGACCATATGCTTTCTTTGCAAAAATCACAGCCAGAGTACTACACGGACCAAATCATCAAGGGGCTTATATTG GTATTGTTACTTGCTGGGACTGACACATCAGCAGTTACATTAGAGTGGGCAATGACTAATCTGCTTAATCATCCTAATATATTGAAGAAAGCTAGAGATGAGATAAATAGTCAAATTGGAGAAGAGAAATTGATTGAGGAATCAGATGTTTCCAAATTACACTACCTTCAGAGTATTATCTCAGAAACCCTTCGATTGTATCCAGCAGCACCATTGTTAGTACCCCATATGTCCTCCGCTGATTGCACCATTGGAGGATATGATGTACCAAGTGGCACAATGTTATTGGTCAATGCATGGGCCATACATAGAGATCCTAGGGCGTGGGATGATGCAACTAGTTTTAAGCCAGAGAGGTTTGAAAATGGTGAAAGTGAAGGACATAAGCTAATGCCATTTGGGATTGGGAGGAGGACTTGTCCTGGGGCCGGCCTCGCCCAACGTACTGTGAGCCTGACTTTAGGTTCGTTGATTCAATGTTTTGAGTGGGAAAGGGTTACCACAGAAGAAGTTGACATAGATGAAGGTAGTGGGATCACTATGCCTAAAGCCACGCCATTGGAGGCCATGTGTAAAGCACGCCCAATCATGCATAAGCTTCTTTCTATGTCAACAGATGGTATTTGA